One Rossellomorea aquimaris DNA window includes the following coding sequences:
- the trmD gene encoding tRNA (guanosine(37)-N1)-methyltransferase TrmD translates to MRIDVLSLFPSMFEGIFGESILKKAYEKEAVSYNVINFREYADNKHNQVDDYPYGGGAGMVLKPQPIFDAVDALKNEQQSKPRVILMCPQGERYTQKKAEELAKEEHLVFICGHYEGYDERIREHVVTDEISIGDYVLTGGELGAMVVIDSVVRLLPGVLGNEDSPIQDSFSSGLLEHPHYTRPSDFRGMKVPDELISGNHRLIDEWREKESLRRTFERRPDLLESYTLTDRQKAWIEDWRKSK, encoded by the coding sequence GGTGAATCGATTCTTAAGAAGGCATACGAAAAAGAAGCCGTAAGTTACAATGTGATTAACTTCAGGGAATACGCTGATAATAAACATAATCAAGTTGATGATTATCCTTATGGTGGAGGAGCCGGAATGGTATTGAAGCCACAGCCTATCTTTGATGCGGTCGATGCCTTAAAGAATGAGCAACAATCAAAGCCAAGGGTCATCCTGATGTGTCCGCAAGGTGAACGATATACACAAAAAAAGGCAGAGGAACTTGCTAAGGAAGAACATCTCGTATTTATTTGCGGTCATTATGAGGGATACGATGAGCGTATCAGGGAGCACGTAGTGACGGACGAAATATCGATTGGAGACTATGTATTAACTGGTGGAGAACTTGGCGCCATGGTTGTCATCGATAGTGTAGTTCGCCTGCTTCCTGGAGTGCTTGGAAATGAGGATTCACCCATTCAGGATTCGTTCTCCTCAGGACTCCTTGAGCATCCCCATTATACCCGGCCGTCGGACTTTAGGGGGATGAAGGTACCAGATGAGCTTATCTCAGGGAATCATCGTCTGATAGATGAGTGGAGAGAGAAAGAGAGTCTGAGAAGAACCTTTGAAAGAAGACCGGACCTATTAGAAAGCTATACACTCACAGATCGACAAAAAGCCTGGATAGAGGATTGGAGAAAGTCTAAATAG
- the rplS gene encoding 50S ribosomal protein L19 produces MHKLIEDITKEQLRSDLPSFRPGDTVRVHVNIVEGTRERIQVYEGVVIKRRGGGISETFTVRKISYGVGVERTFPVHTPKIAKLEVIRRGKVRRAKLYYLRNLRGKAARIKEIR; encoded by the coding sequence ATGCACAAATTAATCGAAGATATTACGAAAGAACAACTTCGCTCTGATCTACCATCTTTCCGTCCTGGTGATACAGTACGTGTACACGTTAACATCGTTGAGGGTACTCGTGAACGTATTCAGGTATACGAAGGAGTAGTAATCAAACGCCGCGGTGGCGGTATCAGCGAAACATTTACTGTTCGTAAAATTTCTTACGGTGTAGGTGTTGAACGTACTTTCCCAGTACACACACCAAAAATCGCTAAATTAGAAGTTATTCGTCGCGGTAAAGTCCGTCGTGCGAAACTTTATTACCTGCGTAACCTGCGTGGTAAAGCGGCGCGTATTAAAGAAATTCGATAA
- the lepB gene encoding signal peptidase I yields MVKEKNEWWEWMKALLIAVGLAAIIRFFLFAPIVVDGLSMMPTLHNGDRMIVSKLGEPERFDIVVFHAPEQKDYIKRVIGLPGDEVEYKNDTLYINGKAYTEPYLQKYKDQLNEGVLTEDFTLNDIIEKGTVPEGEIFVMGDNRRFSKDSRHIGTVPMEEVIGDTKVIYWPVKDIGFVK; encoded by the coding sequence GTGGTTAAAGAGAAAAATGAGTGGTGGGAGTGGATGAAGGCACTGTTGATCGCAGTAGGTTTAGCTGCAATTATCAGATTCTTTTTATTTGCACCCATTGTTGTCGATGGATTATCAATGATGCCTACTTTACATAATGGAGATCGAATGATTGTGAGTAAATTAGGGGAGCCGGAGCGATTTGATATCGTCGTTTTTCATGCACCTGAACAGAAGGACTATATCAAACGTGTCATCGGACTCCCGGGGGATGAAGTAGAGTACAAAAATGATACATTATATATTAATGGAAAAGCGTATACTGAACCATATTTACAAAAATATAAAGATCAATTAAATGAAGGTGTGTTAACAGAAGATTTCACTTTGAATGATATCATTGAAAAAGGCACTGTTCCAGAAGGGGAAATTTTTGTGATGGGTGACAATCGCCGTTTCAGCAAAGATAGTCGTCACATCGGTACAGTTCCAATGGAAGAAGTGATTGGTGATACAAAAGTGATCTATTGGCCTGTTAAAGATATAGGTTTCGTGAAATAA
- the ylqF gene encoding ribosome biogenesis GTPase YlqF — protein MTIQWFPGHMAKARRQVTEKLKLVDIVIELVDARIPLSSRNPMIEEIIGQKPRLVLLNKADMADANRTKQWISYFKEQGITALAVNAQAGKGLQVIVQAAKEILKEKFDRMKSRGMRPRAIRAMIVGIPNVGKSTLINRLAKKNIAKTGNTPGVTKAQQWIKVGKELELLDTPGILWPKFEDPQVGYKLALTGAIKDTILNLQDIAVYGLRFLEEHYPERLEERYGLEEIPEEVVDSFDKIGAKRGCLMAGGEVNYDKTSEIIVRDIRNVQLGPMTFDIIGETEREGE, from the coding sequence ATGACAATACAATGGTTCCCAGGGCATATGGCTAAAGCTCGTAGACAAGTTACTGAGAAGTTAAAACTTGTAGACATTGTGATTGAATTAGTAGATGCGAGAATACCGTTATCGTCAAGAAATCCGATGATAGAAGAAATTATCGGTCAAAAGCCGCGACTTGTTTTGTTAAATAAAGCAGACATGGCAGATGCAAATAGAACGAAGCAGTGGATTTCTTATTTTAAAGAGCAAGGAATAACAGCTCTTGCTGTAAATGCACAGGCTGGCAAAGGGTTACAAGTCATAGTTCAAGCCGCTAAAGAAATATTAAAAGAAAAGTTCGACCGCATGAAATCAAGAGGAATGAGACCTCGTGCCATAAGAGCTATGATTGTCGGTATTCCTAACGTAGGAAAATCCACATTAATCAATCGCCTGGCTAAGAAAAATATAGCGAAAACAGGAAATACTCCTGGGGTGACAAAAGCCCAGCAATGGATCAAGGTAGGGAAAGAGCTTGAACTACTCGACACGCCGGGTATTTTATGGCCTAAATTTGAAGATCCGCAAGTTGGATATAAACTGGCATTGACAGGTGCCATTAAAGATACCATCCTGAATTTACAGGATATCGCCGTTTATGGTTTGCGATTTCTTGAAGAGCACTATCCAGAGCGTTTAGAAGAGCGCTACGGCCTCGAAGAAATACCTGAAGAAGTAGTGGACAGCTTTGATAAAATTGGAGCTAAAAGAGGCTGTCTTATGGCTGGTGGAGAAGTGAATTATGACAAGACTTCAGAAATAATCGTCCGTGACATTCGAAATGTACAATTAGGACCCATGACGTTTGATATCATTGGTGAGACTGAGCGAGAGGGCGAATAA
- a CDS encoding ribonuclease HII yields MNTVHKTIKEIREIIKSASVHDPILEELKKDERIGVQKLLKQIEREQMKREQEREEFAVLTQYESELHQQGFTLIAGIDEVGRGPLAGPVVAAAVILPHDFYLAGLNDSKKITEARREDFYEYIREHATSVGIGMVHADEIDSINIFEATKKAMSEAIVSLPIQPEYLLIDAMKIQSPYPSQSIIKGDSKSISIAAASIIAKVTRDRLMKEYASTYPGYAFERNAGYGTKDHLGGLEKLGVTPIHRKSFAPVKELL; encoded by the coding sequence GTGAATACAGTACATAAGACCATTAAAGAAATAAGGGAAATCATCAAGTCTGCTTCTGTTCATGATCCGATTCTTGAAGAATTGAAGAAGGACGAAAGAATCGGTGTCCAAAAACTTTTAAAACAGATTGAACGCGAGCAGATGAAAAGAGAGCAGGAAAGAGAAGAATTTGCCGTCCTTACTCAATATGAAAGTGAACTGCACCAACAAGGATTCACCCTCATTGCAGGGATCGATGAAGTAGGTAGAGGTCCTCTTGCAGGTCCTGTGGTAGCGGCTGCCGTCATTCTGCCTCATGACTTCTATTTGGCGGGATTAAATGATAGCAAGAAGATAACAGAAGCAAGAAGAGAAGATTTCTATGAATACATCAGGGAACACGCAACATCTGTTGGAATAGGAATGGTACATGCGGATGAAATTGATTCCATAAATATTTTTGAGGCTACAAAAAAGGCTATGAGTGAAGCGATCGTCAGCCTGCCGATTCAGCCTGAGTATTTACTGATCGATGCTATGAAAATTCAATCGCCCTATCCGAGTCAGTCGATCATTAAAGGAGACTCGAAAAGTATATCCATAGCAGCAGCATCCATCATTGCCAAGGTAACACGTGACCGGCTGATGAAGGAGTATGCCAGCACCTATCCTGGATATGCGTTTGAGAGGAATGCAGGATATGGCACAAAGGATCACTTAGGCGGGCTGGAGAAATTAGGAGTGACGCCCATTCATCGAAAGAGCTTTGCACCTGTGAAGGAGCTGCTTTAG
- a CDS encoding EscU/YscU/HrcU family type III secretion system export apparatus switch protein: MKKPHERKEAIALGYNQSSESAPKVLAKGKGIIAENILAQAKDHQIPVQEDKSLLSLLGNLDVGESIPEELYGAVAEVFAFIYRLDRDIAGKG, encoded by the coding sequence ATGAAAAAACCTCATGAGAGAAAAGAAGCGATTGCTTTAGGCTACAATCAAAGTAGTGAATCGGCTCCAAAGGTCCTTGCGAAAGGGAAGGGAATCATTGCTGAAAATATTTTGGCTCAAGCAAAAGACCATCAAATACCGGTACAAGAAGACAAGAGCTTACTTTCTCTTCTTGGGAACCTGGATGTAGGAGAATCAATACCTGAAGAATTATATGGCGCCGTAGCGGAGGTGTTTGCTTTCATCTATCGATTAGATCGGGATATTGCGGGGAAGGGATGA
- the sucC gene encoding ADP-forming succinate--CoA ligase subunit beta, whose product MNIHEYQGKEILRNYGVSVPNGKVAFTAEEAVEAAKTLDSSVYVVKAQIHAGGRGKAGGVKIAKSLDEVRTYADELIGKTLVTHQTGPEGKEVKRLLIEEGCDIKKEYYVGLVLDRATSQVVLMASEEGGTEIEEVAEETPEKIFKEYIDPVVGLTGFQARRIAFNINIPQKLVGKAAKFMMGLYNVYVQKDASIVEINPLVVTGDGDVMALDAKFNFDSNALYRQKDVIELRDLEEEDAKEIEASKYDLSYISLDGNIGCMVNGAGLAMATMDIVKHYGGDPANFLDVGGGATAEKVTEAFKIILSDENVKGIFVNIFGGIMKCDVIATGVVEAAKQIGLQVPLVVRLEGTNVDLGKEILNKSGLNIIAAESMADGAQKIVEQVG is encoded by the coding sequence ATGAATATCCATGAATATCAAGGTAAAGAAATCCTCAGAAATTACGGGGTATCCGTACCAAATGGTAAAGTGGCTTTTACAGCTGAAGAGGCAGTAGAAGCGGCGAAGACATTAGATTCCAGCGTGTATGTAGTGAAAGCCCAAATCCATGCAGGTGGTCGAGGTAAAGCTGGCGGAGTGAAAATCGCTAAAAGCCTGGACGAAGTGCGTACATATGCAGATGAGTTAATCGGTAAAACTTTAGTAACTCACCAAACAGGTCCTGAAGGTAAGGAAGTAAAGCGCTTACTTATTGAAGAAGGCTGTGATATTAAGAAAGAATATTACGTAGGTCTGGTACTCGACCGCGCGACTTCCCAAGTTGTCCTGATGGCTTCTGAAGAAGGCGGAACAGAAATCGAAGAAGTAGCAGAAGAAACACCGGAAAAGATCTTTAAAGAGTATATTGATCCAGTTGTTGGATTAACAGGTTTCCAAGCGAGACGTATTGCATTCAATATCAATATTCCTCAAAAACTTGTTGGAAAAGCAGCTAAGTTCATGATGGGTCTTTACAACGTGTACGTCCAAAAGGATGCTTCTATTGTCGAAATCAATCCTTTAGTTGTAACAGGTGATGGAGACGTAATGGCATTGGATGCGAAGTTCAACTTCGATTCAAATGCATTATACCGTCAAAAAGATGTGATTGAATTACGAGATCTTGAAGAAGAAGATGCAAAAGAAATCGAAGCTTCTAAATATGACCTAAGCTATATTTCCCTGGATGGAAATATCGGTTGCATGGTGAACGGAGCCGGTCTTGCCATGGCAACGATGGACATCGTAAAGCATTACGGCGGAGATCCCGCTAACTTCCTTGATGTTGGGGGCGGTGCGACAGCGGAAAAGGTAACAGAAGCTTTTAAAATCATTCTTTCTGATGAAAACGTTAAAGGTATTTTCGTCAATATCTTCGGTGGAATCATGAAATGTGATGTTATTGCAACAGGTGTTGTAGAAGCAGCTAAGCAAATCGGACTTCAAGTTCCACTTGTGGTTCGTCTTGAAGGTACAAATGTTGACTTAGGGAAAGAAATCCTTAATAAATCAGGATTGAATATCATTGCAGCTGAATCTATGGCGGACGGCGCACAAAAAATCGTTGAGCAAGTAGGCTGA
- the sucD gene encoding succinate--CoA ligase subunit alpha, producing the protein MSVFINKDTKVVVQGITGSTALFHTKQMLEYGTQIVAGVTPGKGGTEVEGVPVFNTVEEAKKATGVNASVIYVPAPFAADAIMEAVDAELDLAICITEHIPVLDMVKVKRYMEGKKTRLVGPNCPGVITPEECKIGIMPGYIHTKGHVGVVSRSGTLTYEAVHQLSQAGIGQSTAVGIGGDPVNGTDFIDVLKAFNEDEDTYAVIMIGEIGGTAEEEAAEWVKANMTKPVVGFIGGRTAPPGKRMGHAGAIISGGKGTADEKIRVMNECGIQVAPTPSDMGETLIKVLKEEGILDKCKTH; encoded by the coding sequence ATGAGCGTATTTATTAATAAAGATACCAAGGTTGTTGTACAAGGGATTACAGGATCAACAGCTCTTTTCCATACGAAGCAAATGCTTGAATACGGTACACAAATCGTGGCAGGTGTAACACCTGGAAAAGGCGGAACTGAGGTTGAAGGCGTACCTGTTTTCAATACAGTTGAAGAAGCAAAGAAAGCAACTGGCGTAAATGCATCCGTCATTTATGTTCCTGCTCCGTTTGCAGCAGATGCAATCATGGAAGCAGTAGATGCAGAGCTTGATTTGGCAATCTGTATTACTGAACATATCCCGGTATTGGATATGGTGAAGGTTAAGCGTTATATGGAAGGCAAGAAAACACGCCTTGTAGGACCGAACTGCCCAGGAGTCATCACTCCTGAAGAGTGTAAAATCGGGATCATGCCTGGTTACATCCATACGAAGGGTCATGTAGGAGTTGTTTCACGCTCTGGTACACTTACGTATGAAGCAGTTCACCAACTTTCACAAGCGGGAATCGGTCAGTCTACGGCAGTCGGTATCGGTGGAGATCCTGTGAACGGAACAGACTTTATCGATGTATTGAAAGCGTTCAATGAAGATGAAGATACGTATGCCGTCATCATGATTGGTGAAATCGGAGGTACTGCGGAAGAAGAAGCAGCCGAATGGGTTAAAGCCAACATGACTAAGCCTGTAGTAGGATTCATTGGAGGACGTACAGCACCTCCAGGAAAACGTATGGGCCATGCAGGTGCGATCATTTCAGGCGGTAAAGGAACAGCTGATGAGAAGATTCGCGTTATGAATGAATGCGGAATTCAAGTTGCTCCAACACCTTCAGATATGGGAGAAACATTAATAAAGGTTCTTAAAGAAGAAGGAATCTTAGATAAATGTAAAACTCATTAA
- the dprA gene encoding DNA-processing protein DprA, whose product MKDRRHILFHIHHCRGIGLKGTKKILESLQQLHSIFDLSPSTLQQITLSTSVNSELFYRDLHSFNSDRYKKLYSENDIDWITIMDEDYPALLRNVYDPPFLLFLKGNRNLLHGSKKLAIIGSRNATSYTDVILRDMIPQLVKKEVVIVSGLAQGADTVAHNETIQSGGQTIGVLGGGFNHIYPKQNEGLAHHMMKHQLLLSEYPPYIKPEKWQFPFRNRIISGLSDAVLVTEARKKSGTFITADYALNEGREVLCIPGSIYEPLAEGTNSLIQEGARMVLSIEDIFSELGV is encoded by the coding sequence ATGAAAGATCGTCGTCATATTCTATTTCATATTCATCATTGTCGGGGAATTGGATTAAAAGGAACAAAAAAAATACTAGAATCGCTCCAGCAATTACACTCTATCTTTGATTTATCCCCTTCTACGCTTCAACAAATAACCCTTTCCACCTCAGTCAATTCAGAACTCTTCTATAGAGATCTCCATTCATTTAATTCAGACCGATACAAAAAGCTTTATTCAGAAAATGATATAGACTGGATCACGATTATGGACGAAGATTACCCTGCTCTACTGAGAAACGTATATGATCCCCCCTTTCTTCTCTTTTTAAAAGGAAACAGGAATCTCCTTCATGGGTCAAAGAAATTGGCCATTATTGGTTCGAGAAATGCCACCTCTTATACTGATGTAATTCTTCGCGATATGATTCCACAGCTGGTGAAGAAAGAGGTAGTCATTGTAAGTGGACTAGCGCAAGGTGCAGATACGGTGGCTCATAACGAAACGATTCAATCAGGTGGACAAACGATAGGTGTCCTTGGTGGAGGTTTCAACCACATTTATCCGAAGCAAAATGAAGGATTAGCCCATCATATGATGAAGCATCAGCTTCTCCTCTCTGAATATCCCCCTTATATTAAACCCGAAAAATGGCAATTTCCTTTTAGAAATAGGATCATCAGCGGTCTATCAGATGCAGTGCTTGTTACGGAGGCAAGAAAAAAGAGCGGGACGTTCATCACGGCTGATTATGCATTAAATGAAGGAAGAGAAGTATTATGTATACCAGGATCCATATATGAGCCTTTAGCAGAAGGCACCAACAGTCTAATCCAGGAAGGTGCACGAATGGTCTTATCAATAGAAGATATTTTTTCAGAACTGGGAGTATAA
- the topA gene encoding type I DNA topoisomerase: protein MADYLVIVESPAKAKTIERYLGKKYKVRASMGHIRDLPKSQMGVDVENEFEPKYITIRGKGPVLKELKTAAKKVKKIFLAADPDREGEAIAWHLAHSLDMDSTSDCRVVFNEITKDAIKESFKHPRAINMDLVDAQQARRILDRLVGYNISPLLWKKVKKGLSAGRVQSVALRLIIDRENEIKSFTPEEYWSIEAEFTKGNDTFQASFYGMDGKKVELKTEEDVKEVLGKVKGKSFEINKVTKKERKRNPAPPFTTSSLQQEAARKLNFRAKKTMMLAQQLYEGIEMGKEGTVGFITYMRTDSTRISEVAQKEANEYIVNKYGNDFVKQSERKEKKQQKSQDAHEAVRPTSTLRDPASVKEYLSRDQYRLYKLIWERFVASEMSPAIMDTMSVDIVNGSVMFRATGSKVKFPGFMKVYVEGSDDQKEEKDNLLPALEENDKVKSESIDPNQHFTQPPPRYTEARLVKTLEELGIGRPSTYAPTLDTIQRRGYVTLDNKRFIPTELGEIVLELVREFFPDIIDVEFTANMERSLDDIEDGNVKWERIIDRFYQDFEKHLEKAENEMEKIEIRDEPAGEDCEECGHPMVFKMGRYGKFMACSNFPDCRNTKPIVKEIGVKCPKCDKGNIIERKSKKKRIFYGCDQYPECDFLSWDKPIERKCPKCSELLVEKKLKKGNQIQCTNCDYKEETQK from the coding sequence ATGGCAGATTATTTAGTAATAGTAGAGTCGCCGGCAAAGGCGAAAACAATTGAGCGTTATTTAGGAAAAAAATATAAGGTCAGGGCTTCAATGGGCCACATCAGAGACTTACCGAAGAGTCAAATGGGCGTAGATGTAGAAAACGAATTTGAACCTAAGTATATAACGATACGTGGTAAAGGCCCTGTATTAAAAGAATTGAAAACAGCAGCAAAAAAAGTCAAAAAAATCTTCCTCGCGGCTGACCCCGACAGAGAAGGAGAAGCAATTGCCTGGCATTTGGCTCACAGCCTTGACATGGATTCCACTTCCGACTGTCGTGTGGTATTTAATGAGATCACGAAGGATGCGATTAAAGAGTCTTTTAAGCATCCACGCGCGATCAATATGGATTTAGTCGATGCTCAGCAAGCACGCAGGATTTTAGATCGGTTAGTGGGTTACAACATCAGCCCGCTCCTTTGGAAGAAAGTTAAAAAAGGTCTGAGTGCAGGGAGAGTGCAATCCGTCGCACTAAGATTAATTATTGACCGGGAAAATGAAATCAAAAGCTTTACTCCAGAAGAGTACTGGTCAATAGAAGCGGAATTCACAAAAGGGAACGATACATTTCAGGCATCGTTTTACGGAATGGACGGTAAGAAGGTTGAATTGAAGACCGAAGAAGATGTGAAAGAAGTGCTTGGGAAAGTAAAAGGGAAGTCCTTTGAAATTAACAAAGTAACAAAAAAGGAAAGAAAACGGAATCCTGCTCCGCCATTTACAACTTCTTCACTACAGCAGGAAGCAGCGAGAAAATTAAACTTCCGTGCAAAGAAAACCATGATGCTTGCCCAACAATTATATGAAGGAATTGAGATGGGGAAAGAAGGCACGGTTGGTTTTATTACTTATATGAGAACAGACTCGACTCGTATTTCTGAAGTGGCTCAAAAAGAAGCGAACGAATACATCGTTAATAAATATGGGAATGACTTCGTTAAGCAGTCTGAGCGTAAAGAGAAAAAACAACAAAAATCTCAGGATGCCCACGAAGCCGTCCGTCCAACCAGTACATTAAGGGATCCGGCTTCAGTGAAAGAGTATCTTTCAAGAGATCAATATAGACTTTATAAATTGATTTGGGAACGATTTGTCGCAAGTGAAATGTCCCCGGCAATTATGGATACGATGAGTGTGGATATTGTAAATGGTTCAGTCATGTTTAGAGCAACCGGCTCTAAAGTGAAGTTTCCAGGCTTTATGAAAGTCTATGTTGAAGGATCTGATGATCAGAAAGAAGAAAAAGACAATCTTCTTCCAGCCTTGGAAGAAAACGATAAAGTGAAAAGTGAAAGCATTGACCCAAATCAGCATTTCACTCAACCACCACCAAGGTATACAGAAGCGAGGCTCGTCAAGACGCTGGAAGAACTGGGTATTGGCCGGCCTTCCACATATGCTCCGACTCTTGACACGATTCAACGAAGAGGCTATGTAACATTGGATAATAAGCGTTTCATTCCGACTGAACTGGGGGAAATCGTTTTAGAATTGGTGAGAGAGTTCTTTCCTGATATCATTGACGTCGAGTTTACGGCAAACATGGAGCGCAGCCTGGATGATATTGAAGACGGCAATGTGAAGTGGGAAAGAATCATCGATCGCTTTTATCAGGATTTTGAAAAACATTTAGAAAAAGCGGAAAATGAGATGGAAAAAATCGAAATCCGCGATGAACCTGCCGGTGAAGATTGTGAAGAATGCGGACATCCAATGGTATTTAAAATGGGCAGATATGGAAAGTTCATGGCCTGCAGTAATTTTCCTGATTGCAGAAATACTAAGCCAATCGTCAAGGAAATCGGTGTCAAGTGTCCAAAATGTGATAAAGGCAATATCATCGAACGAAAAAGCAAGAAAAAGCGTATTTTCTACGGTTGTGACCAATATCCTGAATGTGACTTCTTATCATGGGATAAGCCGATCGAACGGAAATGTCCGAAGTGTTCAGAATTGCTTGTAGAGAAAAAGCTTAAAAAGGGTAATCAAATTCAATGTACGAATTGTGATTATAAAGAAGAAACTCAGAAGTAG
- the trmFO gene encoding FADH(2)-oxidizing methylenetetrahydrofolate--tRNA-(uracil(54)-C(5))-methyltransferase TrmFO — MPVNVIGAGLAGSEAAWQIAKRGIKVNLFEMRPVRQTPAHHTDKFAELVCSNSLRANTLTNAVGVLKEEMRHLDSVIMSAADACSVPAGGALAVDRHEFSAQVTDKVKNHPNVTVYNEEVTDLPEGITIIATGPLTSESLSEKIRKVTGEEHLYFYDAAAPIIEKDSIDMDKVYLKSRYDKGEAAYLNCPMTETEFNRFYEALISAETVPLKEFEKEIFFEGCMPIEVMASRGKKTMLFGPLKPVGLEEPKTGKRPYAVVQLRQDDAAGTLYNIVGFQTHLKWGPQKEVLQLIPGLENAEIVRFGVMHRNTFINSPNVLKDTYQLKDHENLFFAGQMTGVEGYVESAASGLIAGINAAKLAIGESPVVFPHETAIGSMARYITTANKTNFQPMNANFGLLPDLPKKVKGKKERNEQHANRALETIQNFVKKV; from the coding sequence ATGCCAGTAAATGTTATTGGAGCAGGGTTAGCGGGAAGTGAAGCAGCTTGGCAGATTGCTAAGAGGGGAATAAAGGTTAACCTTTTTGAAATGAGACCGGTACGTCAAACACCTGCCCATCATACAGATAAATTTGCAGAGCTTGTGTGCAGCAACTCGCTTAGAGCGAATACATTAACCAATGCTGTTGGTGTATTAAAAGAGGAGATGCGGCATTTAGATTCTGTCATCATGTCAGCAGCCGATGCCTGTTCCGTTCCTGCAGGAGGAGCATTGGCCGTGGATCGACACGAATTTTCAGCCCAGGTCACTGATAAAGTGAAGAACCACCCCAATGTCACGGTATATAATGAAGAGGTCACGGATTTACCTGAAGGGATCACCATTATAGCAACGGGACCACTTACAAGTGAGAGTCTTTCTGAGAAAATCAGAAAAGTAACGGGAGAAGAACATTTATATTTCTACGACGCAGCTGCACCAATCATTGAGAAAGATTCCATAGATATGGACAAAGTGTATTTGAAATCCCGGTATGACAAAGGGGAAGCGGCATACTTAAATTGCCCGATGACAGAAACTGAGTTCAATCGTTTCTACGAAGCCCTTATTTCAGCTGAAACGGTGCCTTTAAAAGAATTTGAAAAAGAGATATTCTTTGAAGGATGCATGCCGATAGAAGTGATGGCATCCAGGGGGAAGAAAACCATGTTATTTGGTCCTTTAAAACCGGTGGGATTAGAAGAACCTAAAACAGGTAAACGACCATATGCTGTTGTTCAATTACGACAAGATGATGCAGCAGGCACACTTTACAATATTGTTGGCTTTCAAACACATTTAAAGTGGGGACCGCAAAAAGAAGTGCTTCAATTAATTCCGGGACTTGAGAATGCAGAAATTGTCCGTTTTGGGGTGATGCACAGAAATACCTTCATCAACTCTCCCAATGTTCTAAAAGATACCTATCAACTAAAAGATCATGAGAACCTGTTTTTTGCCGGGCAAATGACTGGAGTGGAAGGTTATGTGGAATCTGCTGCAAGCGGGCTGATCGCGGGAATCAATGCAGCGAAATTGGCTATAGGTGAATCACCTGTGGTATTCCCTCATGAAACAGCGATTGGAAGTATGGCAAGATATATTACGACGGCCAACAAGACCAACTTCCAACCGATGAATGCTAATTTCGGTCTACTCCCTGATTTGCCAAAAAAGGTCAAAGGCAAAAAAGAGCGTAATGAGCAACATGCCAATCGGGCCTTAGAAACAATTCAGAACTTTGTGAAAAAAGTGTAA